A genomic window from Gemmatimonadaceae bacterium includes:
- the murB gene encoding UDP-N-acetylmuramate dehydrogenase, producing MHHTPSSGRSQSSAELAAALAPALGVDRLRRDVPLAPYTTFRIGGPADVLYDATTAEELATAVTAARRAGIPVFVLGLGANILVGDLGVRGLVVRNRADAVHIGVDGRVYAESGAIIADVIKATVAAGWSGLEHYVGIPSSVGGAVWQNLHFLSPAPERARTMFIAEVVAAVDLLLPTGERQRVRGDEMQFGYDVSRLHGSGEIALGVEFQLAAGDAAEMHRIQQENLAWRGARHPWLEVHPSAGSIFKKIEGVGAGRLIDQCGLKGFRIGDAQISHIHANIMVNLGQATAADVRRLIVHAQEAVRAKCSQSLEPEIGFIGEFSAT from the coding sequence ATGCATCATACCCCTTCGAGTGGTCGTTCGCAGTCGTCAGCCGAGCTCGCGGCGGCCTTGGCGCCGGCACTCGGCGTCGACCGGCTCCGGCGGGATGTCCCGCTCGCTCCGTACACCACGTTCCGCATCGGCGGTCCCGCCGACGTGCTGTACGATGCCACGACGGCGGAGGAACTCGCCACTGCCGTGACGGCGGCGCGCCGCGCCGGCATCCCGGTCTTCGTCCTCGGACTCGGGGCGAACATCCTCGTCGGCGACCTCGGCGTGCGTGGCCTGGTCGTGCGGAACCGCGCCGACGCCGTGCACATTGGCGTCGACGGACGCGTGTATGCCGAGAGCGGGGCAATCATCGCCGACGTCATCAAGGCGACCGTTGCCGCCGGCTGGTCCGGGCTCGAGCACTATGTCGGCATCCCGAGCTCGGTCGGCGGTGCGGTCTGGCAGAACCTGCACTTCCTGTCGCCGGCGCCTGAGCGCGCGCGCACGATGTTCATCGCCGAGGTCGTCGCCGCAGTCGACTTGCTGTTGCCGACCGGCGAGCGGCAGCGCGTGCGTGGGGATGAGATGCAGTTCGGCTACGACGTCTCTCGCCTGCACGGCAGCGGCGAGATCGCGCTCGGCGTGGAGTTCCAGCTGGCGGCGGGCGATGCCGCCGAGATGCACCGCATCCAGCAGGAGAACCTGGCCTGGCGCGGGGCCCGCCATCCGTGGCTCGAGGTGCACCCCAGCGCGGGCAGCATCTTCAAGAAGATCGAAGGCGTCGGTGCCGGGCGGCTCATCGACCAGTGCGGGCTCAAGGGGTTCCGCATCGGCGACGCGCAGATCTCGCACATCCACGCCAACATTATGGTAAACCTGGGTCAGGCCACGGCGGCGGACGTCCGCAGGCTCATCGTGCACGCGCAGGAGGCCGTGCGCGCCAAGTGCAGTCAGTCGCTGGAACCCGAGATCGGATTCATCGGCGAGTTCAGCGCGACGTAG
- a CDS encoding SLC13/DASS family transporter → MPPTPSPTPAKLRPIPLALGPLVFLLLRLWAPGGLDGPQATVLGAAAWMATWWISECLPLAVTALLPIALFPMLGATTSREATAPFANEVVFLYLGGFLLAEALQHWRAHERIAFGVILRVGTDSRRLVFGVMLATAFISMWISNTATAAMMYPIALAIGARFGDGPSARSQQVALLLGVAFAASIGGMATLIGTPPNLILAGAARELIGVSLDFFTFLKFGLPIAIILLPVCWALLVFVFHRDRLVLGAEGVESLKAQRDALGSMTLGERRVVTIFVCMALAWFFREPKVIGPVTVFGLTTLLPGLTDAGIAIIGGISLFLTPGRDGAGGAARPLLTWREARGLPWDVLLLFGGGLSLAGAMDSTGLATRIGLWMSGLEGYPLPVVLIGVAVVTVIISELASNAATASMGMPVAVALAAALGQPPLLLMLTIGLSASAGYSLPMATPPNAIVFGSGALTVRDMARAGLALDFVAILTVVGTLLILF, encoded by the coding sequence GTGCCTCCCACTCCGTCGCCAACGCCAGCCAAGTTGCGCCCGATTCCGCTGGCGCTCGGCCCGCTTGTCTTCCTGCTCCTCCGCCTCTGGGCTCCCGGCGGCCTCGACGGTCCCCAGGCGACCGTGCTCGGGGCGGCGGCCTGGATGGCCACCTGGTGGATCAGCGAATGCCTGCCGTTGGCCGTGACCGCGCTGCTGCCCATCGCGCTGTTCCCGATGCTCGGGGCGACGACATCGCGGGAAGCGACCGCACCATTCGCGAACGAGGTCGTCTTCTTGTATTTGGGCGGATTCCTGCTGGCTGAGGCGCTGCAGCACTGGCGCGCCCACGAGCGCATCGCTTTTGGCGTCATCCTGCGGGTGGGTACCGATTCTCGGCGGCTTGTCTTCGGCGTGATGCTGGCCACTGCGTTCATCTCGATGTGGATCTCCAATACCGCGACGGCGGCGATGATGTATCCCATCGCGCTGGCCATCGGCGCGCGTTTCGGAGACGGACCGTCGGCACGCAGCCAGCAGGTGGCGCTGTTGCTCGGCGTCGCGTTTGCCGCGAGCATCGGGGGAATGGCGACGCTCATCGGCACGCCGCCAAACCTGATTCTCGCGGGAGCGGCACGTGAGCTCATCGGGGTGTCGCTGGACTTCTTCACGTTCCTGAAGTTCGGCCTGCCGATTGCCATCATCCTGTTGCCGGTATGCTGGGCGCTGCTGGTCTTCGTGTTTCACCGCGATCGGCTCGTGCTCGGCGCGGAGGGCGTCGAGTCCCTGAAGGCGCAGCGCGACGCGCTTGGATCGATGACCCTGGGAGAGCGCCGGGTCGTCACGATTTTCGTCTGTATGGCGTTGGCCTGGTTCTTCCGCGAACCGAAGGTCATCGGCCCGGTGACCGTGTTCGGACTCACGACGCTGCTGCCGGGACTCACGGACGCTGGCATCGCGATTATTGGCGGTATCTCGCTGTTTCTCACCCCAGGGCGTGATGGCGCCGGGGGGGCGGCGCGACCGCTTCTTACGTGGCGCGAAGCGCGTGGCCTGCCGTGGGACGTGCTCCTGTTGTTCGGCGGCGGCCTCTCGCTCGCCGGGGCGATGGACTCGACGGGGCTCGCCACTCGCATCGGGCTTTGGATGAGCGGCCTTGAAGGCTATCCGCTCCCGGTCGTGCTGATCGGTGTGGCGGTTGTCACGGTGATCATTTCCGAGTTGGCGTCCAACGCCGCCACGGCCTCGATGGGAATGCCCGTGGCGGTGGCGCTCGCCGCGGCGCTTGGCCAACCACCGCTGCTGCTGATGCTCACGATTGGCCTCTCGGCCAGCGCCGGGTACTCGTTGCCGATGGCGACACCCCCGAACGCCATCGTGTTCGGCAGTGGCGCACTCACCGTTCGCGATATGGCGCGGGCAGGCCTCGCATTGGACTTCGTGGCGATCCTCACCGTGGTCGGCACGCTCCTGATATTGTTCTAG
- a CDS encoding DNA-3-methyladenine glycosylase I encodes MKRCWWCGDDALYVRYHDVEWGVPVTEDIVLFEKLALEGFQAGLSWITILRKRERFREVFQGFSPDRVAAFRERDLQRLLRDPGIIRHRGKIEAVIGNARAYRELVAREGSLARFAWSFAPALPRVPRARGDIPAQTVESEAFSKELKRRGWRFVGPTTAYAFFQAMGLVNDHLADCHRQSAVATLRARVLASGVR; translated from the coding sequence ATGAAGCGTTGTTGGTGGTGCGGTGATGATGCCTTGTACGTGCGCTATCACGACGTTGAGTGGGGCGTACCGGTCACCGAGGACATCGTTCTGTTTGAAAAGCTCGCGCTTGAGGGTTTTCAAGCAGGGCTCTCGTGGATCACGATTCTCCGCAAGAGAGAGCGTTTTCGTGAGGTCTTTCAGGGATTCTCGCCCGATCGAGTGGCCGCCTTCCGCGAGCGCGACCTCCAGCGCCTGCTGCGCGATCCGGGAATCATTCGGCACCGCGGGAAGATCGAGGCAGTGATTGGCAACGCGCGCGCGTATCGCGAGCTCGTCGCGCGCGAGGGGTCACTCGCGCGTTTCGCCTGGTCCTTCGCTCCGGCGTTGCCGCGTGTTCCGCGTGCTCGCGGCGACATCCCAGCGCAGACGGTGGAGTCCGAGGCGTTTTCCAAAGAGCTGAAGCGCCGGGGATGGCGATTTGTCGGCCCCACAACGGCGTACGCGTTCTTTCAGGCGATGGGACTCGTGAACGACCATCTCGCGGACTGTCACCGCCAATCTGCGGTCGCTACGTTGCGCGCGAGGGTCCTGGCGTCTGGCGTGCGCTAG